A DNA window from Syngnathus typhle isolate RoL2023-S1 ecotype Sweden linkage group LG2, RoL_Styp_1.0, whole genome shotgun sequence contains the following coding sequences:
- the slc19a1 gene encoding reduced folate transporter has protein sequence MLSHSAAEQNNEMDLKMPAAEAIEGNVGGDIEVAVCTSEEPPASQSPPEEARKWMWAVIFLCFFGFMASIKPGEPFITPYLLSAEKNFTRQQVTNEITPVLTYSYMAVLVPAFLLTDFLRYKPVLVIQAISQVVIWLLLLLGTSLLQMQLMEFFYGVTMACRVAYSSYIFSLVSPSLYQRVASYSRSSVLLGVFASSVLGQLFISVGQTSYNTLSAISLGFVSFGLLLSLCLPWPKRSLFFNKACKAEHRQAATRAGAKAELYKMNPKEDELAAAAVSPSRWKDSVFVQMLMELRTVVKRPDMRLWSLWWIFNSTGYYLVLFYVHILWSKVYPATENKNVYNGAVEAASTLLSALTSFIAGFVKIRWNIWSELVIGGITAVQAGLLLLMGTTDNIWACYVAYVLFRSFYQFLVPIATFQIASSLTKELCALVFGINTFLGTILKSIINLIISDKRGLAMDVHTQFLVYFVYFTLLTVIYFTSAGVVIFRHYRNQPKRQAITQPSKCTELSQVVPEVEPLSNGKNAKT, from the exons ATGCTTTCACACAGCGCAGCAGAGCAAAACAATGAGATGGACCTGAAGATGCCTGCGGCCGAAGCCATTGAAGGAAATGTGGGTGGAGATATAGAGGTGGCTGTCTGCACTTCAGAAGAGCCGCCTGCCTCTCAAAGTCCCCCAGAGGAGGCCCGAAAGTGGATGTGGGCTGTGATATTCTTATGTTTCTTTGGGTTTATGGCATCCATCAAGCCCGGAGAGCCCTTCATTACTCCTTATCTCCTCAGCGCTGAAAAGAACTTTACCAGACAACAG gTGACCAACGAGATTACTCCTGTGCTGACGTACTCCTACATGGCAGTGCTGGTACCTGCCTTCCTGCTGACTGATTTTCTGCGCTACAAGCCAGTTCTGGTCATCCAGGCCATCAGCCAAGTGGTCATCTGGCTCCTTCTGCTCCTCGGTACCTCTCTCCTTCAGATGCAGTTGATGGAATTCTTCTACGGCGTCACGATGGCGTGCCGCGTGGCGTATTCCTCCTACATCTTTTCCCTGGTCAGCCCCAGCCTCTATCAGCGAGTGGCTAGCTACTCGCGCTCCTCGGTCCTCCTGGGAGTGTTTGCCAGCTCCGTTCTGGGCCAGCTCTTCATTTCCGTGGGACAAACCAGCTACAATACCCTCAGCGCCATTTCTTTGGGATTCGTCAGCTTTGGTTTGCTGCTCTCGCTGTGCCTGCCCTGGCCCAAACGCTCCTTGTTTTTCAACAAGGCGTGCAAAGCGGAGCACAGACAAGCGGCCACTCGAGCAGGCGCCAAGGCCGAATTGTACAAGATGAACCCGAAGGAGGACGAGTTGGCCGCCGCGGCCGTCTCCCCGTCGCGCTGGAAGGATTCGGTCTTTGTGCAGATGTTGATGGAGTTGAGAACCGTGGTGAAAAGACCCGACATGCGGCTGTGGTCCCTTTGGTGGATCTTCAACTCCACGGGATACTACCTGGTGTTATTCTATGTCCACATCCTGTGGAGCAAAGTCTACCCGGCCACTGAGAACAAGAATGTTTACAATGGCGCCGTGGAGGCTGCTTCTACCTTGCTCA GTGCATTGACCTCGTTCATTGCGGGCTTTGTGAAGATCCGCTGGAATATTTGGTCCGAGCTTGTCATCGGTGGGATCACAGCTGTGCAGGCTGGCCTGCTACTGCTCATGGGCACCACTGACAACATTTGGGCCTGTTACGTGGCTTACGTCCTCTTCAGAAGTTTCTACCAGTTCCTGGTGCCCATTGCCAC TTTTCAGATAGCGTCGTCGCTCACCAAGGAGCTTTGCGCCCTGGTGTTTGGCATCAACACCTTCTTGGGGACCATCCTGAAGAGCATCATCAACCTGATTATTTCCGACAAGAGGGGGCTGGCTATGGATGTACACACTCAG tTTCTTGTGTACTTTGTTTACTTCACCCTGCTGACCGTCATCTACTTTACGAGTGCCGGCGTCGTCATCTTCCGTCATTACAGAAATCAGCCCAAGAGGCAAGCAATCACCCAGCCGAGCAAGTGTACCGAGCTTAGCCAAGTGGTACCGGAGGTAGAACCTTTGTCCAATGGTAAAAATGCCAAGACATAG